AACAAGAACACCCGAAAGCCGCGCTTGGCATTGTCCAAAAAATCGCATCCGTGCTCTCGGAGCGCCTCACCGAAGACACCACGCGCATTGCCATCATCTCGGCCATCAGTGATTTAATTACCGACCCCAAGCATCTCAATAACATCAAGCTGCTGGCGAGCGAAATACTTGCCATAACCATACGCGCCATTCCCAGCCACACCGCATTCCTCGGGCTGTACAAGCGCGAGGACCGGGAGCTTGTGGACATCGTTGCCGGCATCAACGTCACCCCAAAGCATTTGCCCATGACCCTGCCCATTGACAGCGACGCGTACCTGCACAAACTGCACACCGAGGACGGGGAACTGGCGGTCCCCTCGGGCCGATACGAAAAACAGAAAAAAGTCTTTTACGCAAAAAAGAACCTGCTCGGCCGCTCCATCAGCATTGAGGGCGAAAACATCGGCCTGCTCGTGCTCGCGGATAAGGCCCGCGGCGAATTTTCCAACCAGAACCGCTTGATGCTCGCCATCATTGCGGGCCAGATCGCGTTTGCGCTGGAAGAAGCGCGCACCCGGCAGGAGAAGCGGGCGCAGGAAGAGCTCAAGCGCGAGTACGTGGGCATGTAGCGGTTGATTTTTCTATTATGGTATGATACGGTATGATGTACTTTTGATGCGCGTACCCCTCTCCCCCGGCACGCACCCTTAGCTCAGCGGATTAGAGCGACTGGCTTCGGACCAGTAGGTCGGGGGTTCGAATCCCTCAGGGTGCACCACGCCCCCATAACTTAGTTGGTAAAGTAGCCGGCTCTTAACCGGAAGTCCTAGGTTCGAGTCCTAGTGGGGGCACCAAAAAACACCCGCCTTACCGGCGGGTGTTTTTTGATTTCAAATTATTGGGCCGCGGGCGGGTTCTGCGGCTGTGAGGATGGCGCAGCAACAAGCGGCGAGCTCGCGCGGGGCGCCCCTTTGAGCGCGTCTTTCAGCGTCTTGCCTGCCTTGAACTTAGGGACAATGACCGTAGGAATTTTAATGCGCTCGCTCGGCTTCTGCGGGTTCACGCCCATGCGGCTCCCGCGCGTGCGCGAAATAAACGAACCAAAGCCCGTAAGCACGGCTTCCTTGCCCGCGCGCATGGCGTCTATGACCACATGCACAAAAGCATCCATCACGTCTTCGGCCTCTTTCCGCGAAACATTGGCGCGGGACGCGATTTTCTCCAGCAGCTGATCTTTGTTGATTTTGTTTGGGTTAGCCATAATTCTAACTCCATTGTATACCAACCGGCCGCGCCTGGCAACACGGGCGGCCTAGACCTCAACCTCCGCGTCCAAACGGACGATGGAGGAGGCTGTGCCGGTCTTTGCGTCCACCTCAAGCACCACGGCATTCACTTGCCCAACGCCGTGCTCGTCTATCTCGTGCTTGGCGGGCATCTGGTCCAGAAACTGCCGCACGCGGCTCTCCCGAGAATCGCCGATTACCGAATCCCGCATGCCGCACATGCCTGCGTCCGTGACGTATGCAGTGCCCTGCAAAAGGAGCCGCGCGTCTGCGGTCGGCACGTGCGAGTGCGTGCCAATGACCGCGGAGACCCTGCCATCCGCGTGCCAGCCGAATGCCTGCTTTTCGCTCGTTGCCTCGGCGTGAAAGTCAACGACCACGACCTTTACCTTGGATCCGATCTCGCCAAGAATCCTGTCCAGCGCCTCAAACGGAGAATTGCTCTGCGTGCGCACGAACACCTGCCCGATGAGGTTTATGATTGCGACTTTGGTGGTTCCAACCTCAATGGTGCGCCACCCCTGGCCCGGGGTGCGGCCGAGCCAATTGGCGGGACGGATGACGGGGTGTGTTTTGCCGGAGAACAGAATCATTCCATCGTCTTGGTCGGGCCAGTGGTTGCCGCTCGTAAAAAAATCAACCCCGGCCTTTTGCATCTCCTCAAATCCGGACATGCTAAAGCCTTTGCCGTGCGCCATGTTCTCGCCGTTTGCTATCACCAAATCAAAATCATGCGCTACTTTCCACGCGGGCAATACTCGGGCCACGGCCCTGCGGCCGGGCTTGCCGTCTATGTCGCCTAAAAACAGTATTTTCATGCGCATGGAGTATACCAGATGAGCCGCAATTATGCTAGACTCACCCTATGAAACACGCGCCCGCGCTCGCACTCGCCGCATTCCTGCTGGCGCTCTAGAGGACAGCGGAGAGTTTGTGGCGGCGAGCCACACGCTCTCCATCCCGCACCCGTCCGGGTATCCGACCTATCTTCTGACCGCAAAACTCGCCTCACTGGTTCCGTTTTTGCCTACGGTTGTTGAACGCGTCAATTTCGTGTCCGCCATCTGGACCATCGCGGCCGCGGTGCTCTTGTACTATGCCCTGGCAGGGCTGTTTGCGAGCCGCCTCATCGCCTCTTCGCTTGCGCTCCTCTTCGCCACAAGCCCAATGGTCTGGCAACAGGCAACCTATGCGGAAGTGTATTCATTGAACACGTTTTTTTTCGTCTTGTTGCTCTGGTCAGGGCTCTGCTACGTTAAACGTAAGACCAACAAACGGCTGTGCCTGTTTTTCTTTGTGTACGGATTAAGCCTCACCAACCACTTTTTGCCGCTTGTTCTCTCGCCGCTCATTATCATCTGGCTCCTCAAGGAGCGTCCTTTGACCAAAAGCATAGTACTCTACCTCAAAGCATTCAGCGCATGGCTTCTCGGGCTTGTCCCTTATCTCTACATTCCCATCCGGAACCAGATGGACCCCGCATTCTCCTGGTTCGGCGGCAACGCGGAAAAAATCCTCACTTACAATATCGCCTACGGCTGGCGCCTGAACGAACACACGCTCTCGTACCTCGCTGACGTTGCGCACCAGATGAACATAAGTTTCGGGATGCTCGGCATTGCCGCATTTGTTGCCGGGATCGGAGTGATGGTGCGCTACCGGCATCCGGCGCGCTTCTGGCTCCTCGCGGTACTCGCCCTGCTCTCCATTGGATTGGTGATTGTTTTGACAAACGGCAGGCCCTACGCCGAGTTTGAGAGCCAGTTCTACCAGACGCTCTATGTCCCCTTTCTCCTTATGTCGCTCCTGCCTATTGGATGGCTCCTGCAACAATTAGCACAGAGCACGTATAGGCTCATCATCTTCTACACTACTCTGCTTGCGATTATGGCGTGGCCCGCAATTGACCTCGGCAATCGGTTCCTAAAAAATGACCGTTCGGACTACGTGCTCATGGAAAATTACACGCGGGGACTGCTTGAATCACTCCCCGCAGACGGGACGCTGTACAGCCACCATGACCACATTCTAAATGACACGCTGGTGTTTGGCCTGGCGTACCAGCAGTATGTGGCCGGAGTGCGGGATGATGTTGCCATTTATTCTCTGACGCCGGTATTCCCTCCGCCGGACGATTTTCCGCTTGGTGAAAATCGGAAACAAAACTATGAGCCAATACTCAAGCAGTACCTTGATGAGCGCTACGCCCCAGAAGACGTCAGCGCCACGTTTCCGCAACCACGGGACGGCATCCCTGCCACGGCCCCGGAAAACTATGCCGCAGACAACTTGTACTTGCCGAGCGTGAATGACAGCCTCTACCACCGCTCCCTTGTGGCCAAGTACTACTATGACCTCGCCGCGTATACGTACTCCCGAAACAACCTCCCGAGCGGCCAGCGCTTCTTGGTGCAGGCCATTGAATATGATCCGGACCAGTTCAGCGATTACTACTACCAAACCTTAGCCATGCGCAGCTACTATTTTGACAATTGACGGGATGGTAAGATGATACTAAAATGGTTTTGTCTTTGCGGTTTCTCGCTTGGGCCCGAGCGTAGCGAGGGTTAAGCGAGAAACCGAGAGGAGTAGGCGGATGAAGGGTGGAGCGGGCGAGCGCAAGCTCGCACGCGCAACCCGCAATCCGACTACGACGAGACGAGCGGGTATCGTATAGTGGCAATACCACAGCTTTCCAAGCTGTTGCCGGGGGTTCGATTCCCCCTACCCGCTCCAGGATTCCATTGATTTCATCACTGATCTGTGATACATTTACCGCGTTATGCAAACTGCAGTGCAAACATCCCCAACAGTGGCGGTGCCAAAAAAAATCCGTGAAAAAGGATTTGTAGTGTTGGGTTTGGACGAGTACGAGGCGCTGAAGAGCGCGGCAATCCCCACCTACCATCTTACCGGAGCCGCTGCGGAAGAATTGGACCGCGAGGTGGAACAGGCCCTCAAGGAAGACCGGGAAGGCAAGACAATAGAGGCTTCTTCAATACGTGAAGCAATGTCAGTCTATGATGCACAAGGAGGTATCAAGGATTAAATACAGTCCGCAATTTTTACGATCAGCCAAAAAACTCCCCCGCCATATTCAGACAAAGCTGGAGGCGCGGGAGTTGATTTTTAAGAATAACGCTTTTGACACCCGTCTTGAAACGCATAAATTGCACGGCAAAAACCGCGAGGCCTGGGCATACTCCATAGATCATAGTTATCGGGTTAAATTTTTATTCAACGACAACGGAAGTGTGTTGTACATCAAGGCCGGCACGCACGATGAGGTGTATTAATTAAACGCACCCGCTCCACAATAAAACTTTTTTTAAATTTGCCGACCATTTCGGTGACGGCGCGCCAAAATGAAAACATCTTTTAATGAAAAACAGTTAGAAATTTTGACAGAGCTTGGACTTAGTAAAATCCAGGCGATTTTGTATTTAACCTCGCTAAAACACGGAATATTATCTGTTTTGGAATTATCTAAAATCACCAAGATAAATAGACAACAAATTTACTCAGAAGCAGAAAAATTAGTTGATCTTGGAATTTACGAGCTGACGCGGAAGCAAGGAAGAAAATATATCCCCGCAAATCCAGCGAAATTAGTAAAAGTTGGAAAGAAAAAAATTGATGAGACCGAAAAAATTTTAACAAAGTTGTCGGTAATCTTGCCTGAATTTGAGGCTTTTTCAGAACCAAAGAAAAATAAAGTTGTTGTGAAATATTTTCAGGGTTTGCCAAAAATTAAAGAAACGTATGAAGAAGAATTGGCGGCTTCTAAAAATACAGAAGTTTTATCTCTTGCCGGTTCAATTGACAATATTTTTGAATTTTTCACTGAATCATACTGGGATAAGTGGAATAAAAAATTTATAAAACATGACTCAAGAAGTCGGATGCTAGTCCACAATTCTGATATTGCTCGCAAGACCGCCGAGGATGACAAACGATACAAACGAGAAACTCGGTGGCTTCAGGATTTTCCTCTTAAAGTAAATATTGATGTTTTCAATAATACTGTTCTTATTGTCTCTTTTCACGACGAAATTGCTATTTGGATTGAAAGCCATATGTTGGCACAATCCTATCGCATAATGTTTAATACTCTTTGGGAAGTCGCAAAACCCTTCAAATAATAAAAATGTTGTAAAGAAACTTACAACTTTTATACCTTAAATTTCCTTGTATTTACTGACTTATTTGGCGCCTTCATGGCGTTTTTTCTTTTTTTATTACGCGAATTGGCTAATCGTGAAAAAATCATAGTGAGCAGTACAAACCGCAAACAAAGGAGATTGTTATGCCGCCAAGTGGATTCAGTGAGAAAGCCGTGAAGGGCGCCCTTGTCTTCGTGCAAAGTTGTTACGAAGACCTGCTGGAGGAAGTTCGCTCCGGAAAGCACGCAAGCTACGAGGAGGGTATCGAGTTCGAGATCACACAGATCGAGAAAGCCCTCATAAAGCTCCACATCGACGCCGAGGGGAACCTCGTCGAGCGATAAATTCAACAGACCCGAGCAAGTCTTAAAACTGCTCTTTTTTATTTGTCTAAATTTTCATACGGGTTGGCGAGGTTTTATTGATGGACATGTTTAAGGTATGCTACCATACATGCATAATCACAAACTCCTATGAAACAAAAAATGCTGTCAGCCATATTTATCCTGCTCTTCCCGCTCTTCGGCGTTGCGTACTACTACAAGCTGCTGGGAGAAAGCACGGACATTGATAAGACGTTCCTGACCCTCTCAACATTCCTATTCGCGCTCTTTACCGGATTTTTTATTTCACGCCAAGCCAGCCGGTATGGTGAGATACGCAGGCTGACCGCTGATTTTGACGGCAACATGTCCGGCATCTACCGCTTGTTCCAGCATCTGGGAAAAGACGCGCAACACGCGTCCGGAGGCATCATCAAAGAGTACTACAAAAAAATAACCAAAAACGGCTGGGACTACTCATTCACCCATAAAACAACCACCATCACCGACCTGCATGCTCTGCTTGAAAAAACCACCGACAAAAACACGGGCGGCAGCATGGCAAGCATGGCCGCATCCCGGATTATAGTAGGCCTGCAGGAACAGCAAAAAACGAGAAAAAATCTGGTTACCCTGCGCGAAGAAAGGATTCCGGGATTCCAATGGATGCTCATCTGCATCCTTACCGCAATTCTCGTGCTCACGGTTTCCGCGATCCCGTCAGCGGCGATTGTGCTCGGCTCCGCCGTAAAGGCCGCGTTCATCGTATCCATCCTGGTGGTGGTGGCCCTGCTGAAACAACTAGACAATCTTACGCTGTTTACGGGCGCTATCGGCGAACACTCGGCGCGGGATGTGGTTGAAATTATTGAGGGGAAAAAATAATCGCAGTCTTATGCTCGCCTACGCAATCATCGCAACACTCGCCGTAAGCCTCATCTCGCTCACCGGCATCCTGCTCCTCGCAAAGGAGGCGCACGCAAAAACATGGATCAAGAGGCTCATCGGGCTTGCCATCGGAACCCTGCTCGGAGCCGTGTTTTTTGACCTCCTGCCCGAAGCCATGGAATCGTTTGATGAGCCGCACACCGCATCTCTGATTATTCTTGCGGCAATCGTGGGGTTCTTTGCCATAGAAAAAGCAATCCACTACCACCACTGCATGTGCGATGACGAGGAAAAAGGGCACCGCAAGACCCACCTCATCATAAACAACCTCATCGGCGACGGACTGCACAATTTTGTTGACGGCACTATTATCGCGAGCGCGTTCCTGGTGGATGTACGGCTCGGCATCAGCGCCACGATCGCGGTTGCCTTGCATGAAATTCCGCAGGAAGTTGCCGACTTCTCCATTCTGGTGTATGCCGGAATGTCGCGGCTCAAAGCAGTGCTCTACAATCTGCTCTTCGGCCTGACGAGCGTGCTCGGCGCAATCCTGGTGTTCGTCTTTTCCGACTCCGTTGAGAGCCTGGTGCCCATACTCCTTGCGGTTGCAACCGGAAACTTCCTGTACCTTGCCATGGCAGATCTGGTTCCTGAACTGCACCACGAGCAGAACCCCCGTAAAGTCTGGATGCAGCTGGTGTGGGTTGGTTTGGGAATTCTGATCTTGTATGCCATCGGCCAAGTGGCGGGGAACGAGTAAAAAGGTGTATACTGAATGCATGCGCAAAAATATAGCACTGCTCACCTTGTCCATACTCGCGGCAGCCACGCTCGCGGCTGATGCTGCGGCCGCGCAGGAAACCGTACCCGGATACGAAGACAAAATCTTCAAAGCCCGGGTGATTGAAATTCTTGACGAACAGACAATCACCGATGAGTACACGGGCACGAACGCAATGCAGCAGAACCTCCGCGTGAGAGGCCTTGAGGGCGAGTGGAAAGATGCGGAGTACGAGACTGAAGGCATCTCGGACGTGATTATCTCCGAGAGCAAGACGCACGACGTTGGAGAAACCGTGTACGTCAACCAGAGCATACGGCCGAACCAGGAAGATCGGTTCTTTGTGATGGACCACGTGCGCACCAAGTCCTTGTGGTGGATGGCCGCGCTCTTTGCGGGAGCAGTGCTGGTTGTCGCGCGATGGAAGGGCCTGCGCGCGCTCGTGGTGCTCGCAGCCACGTTCGCCATTATCATCAAACTTATTATTCCCCAGATTATTGCGGGCCAAAGCCCGCTTGCGGTAAGCATCTTCGGATCAATCAGCATCCTCTTTCTCGCCATCTTCGTCACCGAGGGCATCAGCAAAAAAAGCTGGGTCGCGTTCGGAGCTATTTTGATCGCGCTGCTCGCGGTCATCGGCCTCTCGGAGTGGTTTACCGCTCTTGCCAAACTCTCCGGCGTTGCGACCGAAGAGGCAATGTACCTCATGAGCGTCGGGGAGTACGCGTTCAACCTGCGCGGGCTTTTGCTTGCGGGCATGGTCATTGGAGCCCTGGGTGTTCTGGATGACACGGTGGTGAGCCAGGTCTCGCTCGTCAAGGAACTCGTCAAAGCAAAGCCGGACATGCGGCGCGCGGCTGTGTTTAAGACAGCCATGCGGGTGGGCACGGACCATATCAACGCCATCATCAATACCCTGTTCCTCGCGTACGCGGGCGTCTCGCTCCCGCTCCTGGTGCTCTTCGTGATTTACGACCAATGCGCACGCTCGCCGGCTCAATCGCGCTCGTGCTCTCCGTGCCCATTGCCACAGTACTCGCGGTTGCCGCGTTCTGCCGCGGCCGAGCATCTTAAAAGTAGTGTAGAGCGAACCCATGAACACGCGATCCATCGGAATCAAGTACTACCTGCTCAAGGAGATCAACCCCCTCATCCGGCTCATCATTGTGTCGGACATTTTGATCGTTGGCGGCACGGCCATGCTCGCCCCGATTTTCGCGCTCTTCATTGAGGGGTACATCCGCGGGGGCAACGAGCAGGTGGCTGGCGTTGCAGTGGCCCTCTTCCTCATCACCAAGAGCCTGTTCCAGATCCCGGTTGCAACCATGATTGACCGCATCCGGGGGGAAAAAGACGATTTTGTGATCCTGGTGCTGTTCTCTCTGTTAATGTCCTTGACCCCGCTTCTGTACCTCGCGATCAGCGAACCCTGGCACCTCTACGTGGTGCAGGTGGTGCTCGGATTCTTTACGGCCATGACCTTCCCCTCGTTCATGGCAATCTTTACGCGGCACATTGACCGCGCCGTACACCATTGGATTCCACGCGCTCATCGTGGCTGTGGTGTCCATCTCAACGGTGGGCTCGCTCATGCTCGTCTCCATAAAGCCCTACCTGCAAAAGCGCTAAGCGCATCCGCGCAATTCACTACATCACGCCATGTGTGGTATACTATATGGTACCATGGCAATTTTTGACGCGGTGCTAACGTTTGTCCTTGATGTGTACCGAGAGCTCCAGCTCGCGGGCGACCCTTTTTACGCTGCTCTGATTCTTGTAGTGAACGGGCTCTGGATTCCGATTGTGTTCATCATGTTCGCGAACGCGAAAATCGCGTGGCAGGAATGGCGAATGGGCGTATACCACGATGCCAGGCGGCGCTTCATCCTGCTCGCCATTGACGTGCCCCGCCTGAACGAGCAATCCCCCAAAGCCGTGGAAAACATATTCACGCAGCTGCACGGCGCGCTCCCGGGCCACAACACCAAGTACCAAGAGTGGTGGCTCGGAAAAACTCCGGATTACTTCAGCGTTGAGCTGGTGTCCATTGAGGGCTATGTCCAGTTTTTGGTGTACACGCAGGAAGAGTACCGCGACATGGTGGAGAGCGCGTTCTACTCCCAGTACCCGGACGCCGAAATCACGCAGGTGGAAGACTACGTGTACGGCCAAAACGGGGAGTTCCGAAACATTGTCTTCCCGAGCAAGGAGTACGATCTGCTCGGCTGTGAATTCGTGTCTACCCGGCCAAGTGTGTACCCTATCCGCTTGCACATAGACTTTGAACATTCACTCTCCCAGGAATTCAAAGACCCCATGGCCGCACTGCTTGAGAGCATGAACAAGATCGGCCCCGGGGAGCAATTCTGGTTCCAGTGGGTCATTACCCCGGAGTACGACGAAAACTGGCAGGTCGCATCAAACCGGGAGGCTATGAAAATCGCCGGAAAAAAAATAGAGGCTTCGGAAAATGTGGTTGATAAAGCAGTGGGCGCCCTCGTCAGCCTCATTGACGCAATCGGCACTGCGGCGTTCCCGTTCTACAACCAGAGCGAGGAATCGCGAGAGCTGGATCGGGAACTGCCGAGCTTAATGCTCCACCTGACCCCGGCCGAGCAGCGCCGGATTGAAGCAATCCAGATGAAAGCGGACAAGCACGGCTTCTGGACAAAATTCAGGTACATCTACATCGCAAAAAAGGGCATTGCCTCCAAGGCGCGGGGTTTGGCGCCTATTACCGGCGCCATGAAGCAATTCAGCGCGCTCAATCTGAACACGCTCAAGCCGCACAGGTATACCAAAACATGGGGGTTATATTATATGATGGTGGAAAAGCGCGTGGCGCGCCGACAGAACAACCTCATCCGCGCGTACCAGGAGCGGGCCCGCAGCGCCGGCTCAAACGGCATTGTGCTGAACACCGAGGAGCTGGCAACGCTTTACCACTTCCCGACCGAGGTGGTAAAGGCTCCGCTCGTTTCCCGCACCCTGTCCAAGCGCGGGTCAGCTCCTGTCTCCTTGCCCGTGGAAGGGGGGCCCCGGACATTGCGCACGTCCCTGGACGCACAGCCCGCGCAAGGCGCGCATTCCCGCCCCGCCACAGTCCAGGAGGCGCCAGCATCGCACCACGGGCAAGCCCCGAGCAACCTGCCGTTTGTATAAACAAAAAACATACGCTCCCCCTGCTGGGGAGCGTATGTTGGTATACTCTTCTCTTTTTCTATGACGTATTATTTCGTAATAACATAGCATAAGGTCTACGTGCTTGATGAGAGCAAGACTGCCTCGCATCTTTCTCCAGAGGCAGTCTTGTTTGTTTTCCGTTGGTTTTTGAAAGAACACAATTCTGTCCCGGCGCAGATGCCGCCGGGCATTATAATCATCCTATTTGTTTTGATTTTTGGCCATAATTGGCGCGTAGATGATTGGCGTTTGCTACCTATGCTCATCTCTAGAATATGAGCATACGAAAAGGCACTTCACGGGTTGCGAAGTGCCTGGTAGGAAACATACCTAAAGGAAGTATAGCACACCTTTAGACAAAAGTCAAGAATTTAGGTATGGTGTAGCCATGCTGACTGAACAGCGCATCGCAAAAAACACCCTGTACCTGGCCACAGGAAAGGTGCTCTCAACCGGCCTCGGCGTATTGACCGTGGCATTGCTCTTGCGGTATCTGTCGGTTGATGACTACGGCAGGTACACCACAGTGCTTGCATTTATCCTGCTCTTCGGCACGTTTGTTGATTTTGGGCTGAACCTTACCACCACCCAGGACATCTCACTGCCCGGCACTGATGTTGAGAGGACCATTTCCGCGATATTCACCTTGCGCCTCTTGGTGAACATTGTTTTGGCGCTCTTGCTGCCGGTTATTCTGCTTGCGTTCCCGTATGAACAAACCGTCAAGAACGCGATTTTGATTTCATCGGTGCTGTTTTTTACGTCTTCCTTGTTCCAGGTGCTTGCGAGTTATTTCCAGAAAGAACTGCAGGCAGGTAAAGTCGCGTTCGCGGAACTTGTGGGGCGGGTTGCGCTGCTTATGACAACTATGACAGCGATTTACTTTGGGTTCTCATTTATTGAAATCATGCTCACCATTGTTGCCAGCTCTTTAACCCAATTCTGGGTGTTGGTGCGGTTTACGGCCCGCGCCATCAAACTGGAACTGGTTGTTGACCGAGCTATCTGGGCGCGCATCATATCAAAAACCTGGCCAATCGCTTTGTCTGTGATTTTCACGACCATTTACTTTAAGGGTGATGCTATCATCCTCTCGTTGACCAGGCCGTACCAGGATGTGGGCATCTACGGGGCAGCGTACAAAATCCTGGAAGTGCTGATAACCGTTCCCATCCTGTTCATGGGCTTGGTATTACCCCTGCTCTCGCGGCAGTTCAGCCAGAATGATACAAAAGGATTCAACAGCACCATCCAAAAGGCATGGGACGCGCTGGTGTTAGTGACCGTCCCCCTGGTGGTGGGAACCCTTATCCTTGCTGAACCCATAATGACACTCATCGCGGGCAGCGGATACGAGCCTTCAGCCGGCGTTCTTCGCATCCTTATTGTGGCTGCGGGGTTCATCTTTTTGGGCAGCCTGTTTGCTCACGCCGTGGTTGCCATTGGAAAACAGAAGCAGATGATTAAGTACTACGCGCTCGCGGCCGCTCTGGCTGTGATCTTGTACATCATCTACATTCCGGCCTACACCTACTATGCCGCGGCAGGCGTAACCGTGCTCTCGGAGTTTTTGATTGCCCTGGCAGCAGGAATCATGGTGTGGCGCGCATCCTGGTTCAAGCTTTCTCTAAGAGGATTGTTAGCATCACTCGGTGCGAGTACTGTGATGGGAGCAGTCCTGTACGCGCTCGCGGGCCAGAATGTGCTGGCGGCACTGCTCGCGGGTACTGCCGTGTACGGCCTTGGGGTGTGGGTAATGCGGTCGCAATTCTCATTTGTCGGGTATGAGCATGCGGACCATCGGTAAAACGCGCGACCCGTGGGCGCAGGCCGTACAGGCGAGTATTCCGGGCGCGGCCAAAACAAAAACGGTCCTGCTTGTCGGAAGCGCGGCGCAAATTTTTGCTACGCTGTTTTTCTGGATTGCCGGTTACCGGATTCTCTGGCTGGGGAGCCACAACGCACCTGCCGGCATAAAGGGTATTAAACCCTGTGTTAGCTCCTCGGCTCGGAAATGGAAAAGATTACTTTTCCATTTCACTCGCCCTACGTCGCTAATAACAAAACAGCTCATGCGCATTACAAGCCACGCAGCGCATGCAATCCTCGCCCCGAACCAGGCAATTGAAGCCCAGTATCTGAAAGCCGGGATTTCTGACAAAAAACTCTCACTCATCTATCCCCCGTGCGAAACTGAAACGCTTGATGCGCACAAGGACGGTAACGCATTTACCATTGTTTGCGACGGCGAAACCGGCATAGAGTATGGTTTGGGCATGATTATGCGCGCTGTCCGGGACGCCCAAGACATCCTCGGAAATATACGGCTCGTCATCGGCGGCACCATCACTGACCGCGGCCGCATTGAGTGGCTTGCCAAGGAACTTGGGCTCTCGGACTCGCTCAAGCTCGTGCCCGCGCGGGGGTATGATTGGATTGCGCAGGGTGACGTATTTTTGTTCATGCGGAATGGCAGTGGCCAGATTCCGCTTTCCTTGGCGCACGCCCTGGCATATGGCAAGCCCATCATCACTAATGACGCGCTCAATCACCGCGAATTTGTGGTTCACCGCAAAAACGGCATCCTGCTTAAGGATGCTAATAGCGATATGCTCTCCCAGGCCCTCATCAACTTTGGCCGCAAGCCGGAATGGTTGGCTGAATTGGGGCGCGAATCCGCGCAATTCGCTGCGGAGCGGTTTAGTCCGGATGCCGTGCGGAAAAAAATTGAGGCGCTGATCCCGTAGGACCAGCGCCTGTTCTCCAAACGACAGTGCCGCTTACTCCGCGGCCACACCGAGCCGAGCGAGCGCCCGGTGCCCGATGTCGGGCCGATGATACTCGCCTGCAAACGAAACGCGGGCTACTCCCTCGTACGCGCGCTGGACTGCGGAGGGAATGGAATCAGCCAGAGCCGTGATGCCGAGCACCCGGCCGCCATCCGTTACCCACGTCTCATCGCGTAAAGACGTGCCCGCGTGGAACGCCATGAGGTCGCCCCACGTGCCAAACTCCCCCAAACCGGAGATGGGCTTGCCTTTCTGGTACGCGCCCGGATACCCGCCGGATGCCATGACCACGCACGCGGCC
This window of the Parcubacteria group bacterium genome carries:
- a CDS encoding DUF2723 domain-containing protein; protein product: MLDSPYETRARARTRRIPAGALEDSGEFVAASHTLSIPHPSGYPTYLLTAKLASLVPFLPTVVERVNFVSAIWTIAAAVLLYYALAGLFASRLIASSLALLFATSPMVWQQATYAEVYSLNTFFFVLLLWSGLCYVKRKTNKRLCLFFFVYGLSLTNHFLPLVLSPLIIIWLLKERPLTKSIVLYLKAFSAWLLGLVPYLYIPIRNQMDPAFSWFGGNAEKILTYNIAYGWRLNEHTLSYLADVAHQMNISFGMLGIAAFVAGIGVMVRYRHPARFWLLAVLALLSIGLVIVLTNGRPYAEFESQFYQTLYVPFLLMSLLPIGWLLQQLAQSTYRLIIFYTTLLAIMAWPAIDLGNRFLKNDRSDYVLMENYTRGLLESLPADGTLYSHHDHILNDTLVFGLAYQQYVAGVRDDVAIYSLTPVFPPPDDFPLGENRKQNYEPILKQYLDERYAPEDVSATFPQPRDGIPATAPENYAADNLYLPSVNDSLYHRSLVAKYYYDLAAYTYSRNNLPSGQRFLVQAIEYDPDQFSDYYYQTLAMRSYYFDN
- a CDS encoding YmdB family metallophosphoesterase; amino-acid sequence: MKILFLGDIDGKPGRRAVARVLPAWKVAHDFDLVIANGENMAHGKGFSMSGFEEMQKAGVDFFTSGNHWPDQDDGMILFSGKTHPVIRPANWLGRTPGQGWRTIEVGTTKVAIINLIGQVFVRTQSNSPFEALDRILGEIGSKVKVVVVDFHAEATSEKQAFGWHADGRVSAVIGTHSHVPTADARLLLQGTAYVTDAGMCGMRDSVIGDSRESRVRQFLDQMPAKHEIDEHGVGQVNAVVLEVDAKTGTASSIVRLDAEVEV
- a CDS encoding cyclic nucleotide-binding domain-containing protein, which codes for METAALQSIPLFAGVSPEELAAVQALCERREYSLGQSMYRAGELSERLYVVASGSVVVTHQLDGGIVTLARLGEGYFFGEAGLLKASQTHQSEARAETDNTEILSLSRKNFLALEQEHPKAALGIVQKIASVLSERLTEDTTRIAIISAISDLITDPKHLNNIKLLASEILAITIRAIPSHTAFLGLYKREDRELVDIVAGINVTPKHLPMTLPIDSDAYLHKLHTEDGELAVPSGRYEKQKKVFYAKKNLLGRSISIEGENIGLLVLADKARGEFSNQNRLMLAIIAGQIAFALEEARTRQEKRAQEELKREYVGM
- a CDS encoding YibE/F family protein, translating into MRKNIALLTLSILAAATLAADAAAAQETVPGYEDKIFKARVIEILDEQTITDEYTGTNAMQQNLRVRGLEGEWKDAEYETEGISDVIISESKTHDVGETVYVNQSIRPNQEDRFFVMDHVRTKSLWWMAALFAGAVLVVARWKGLRALVVLAATFAIIIKLIIPQIIAGQSPLAVSIFGSISILFLAIFVTEGISKKSWVAFGAILIALLAVIGLSEWFTALAKLSGVATEEAMYLMSVGEYAFNLRGLLLAGMVIGALGVLDDTVVSQVSLVKELVKAKPDMRRAAVFKTAMRVGTDHINAIINTLFLAYAGVSLPLLVLFVIYDQCARSPAQSRSCSPCPLPQYSRLPRSAAAEHLKSSVERTHEHAIHRNQVLPAQGDQPPHPAHHCVGHFDRWRHGHARPDFRALH
- a CDS encoding type II toxin-antitoxin system mRNA interferase toxin, RelE/StbE family, yielding MMHKEVSRIKYSPQFLRSAKKLPRHIQTKLEARELIFKNNAFDTRLETHKLHGKNREAWAYSIDHSYRVKFLFNDNGSVLYIKAGTHDEVY
- a CDS encoding HU family DNA-binding protein, coding for MANPNKINKDQLLEKIASRANVSRKEAEDVMDAFVHVVIDAMRAGKEAVLTGFGSFISRTRGSRMGVNPQKPSERIKIPTVIVPKFKAGKTLKDALKGAPRASSPLVAAPSSQPQNPPAAQ
- a CDS encoding ZIP family metal transporter, producing MLAYAIIATLAVSLISLTGILLLAKEAHAKTWIKRLIGLAIGTLLGAVFFDLLPEAMESFDEPHTASLIILAAIVGFFAIEKAIHYHHCMCDDEEKGHRKTHLIINNLIGDGLHNFVDGTIIASAFLVDVRLGISATIAVALHEIPQEVADFSILVYAGMSRLKAVLYNLLFGLTSVLGAILVFVFSDSVESLVPILLAVATGNFLYLAMADLVPELHHEQNPRKVWMQLVWVGLGILILYAIGQVAGNE